CTCCAACAGAAGTACAAACAAATGCTTTCTCGAAATTAAATCCATAAATCACAGCTAATGAGCTCCCTCCCAAAAGTTGCTTTATAGCACTTAATAAAATCACTGATATTACCTCTATTATCTCCGACATGCTTTCCCCTCTAATATCTATTCCAATACTTATGTTTTATCTTCTTTAAGGCTCCAAGAAGAGGAGGCATTCTATCAATTGTAACGGATGAAGATTCGTCATCTACACCTCCAAAGTTTTTATAAAACCCTGCCACTGATTCAACATTCGACCCTCCAAAGTGCAATAAATCAAAATCAGAAATATATTCCTCTATCAAAGAGTCGAAGATTAAATGCATCGCCCCTAATTCTTTACCAAATTCATCAGAAGCCCCTTTTAAATATGTAATTGTATTACTATACAATAGAAAAAAGCAAGCCGAAACTACTTTCTGATCTTGAACAGCTTCTACTATTATTCCATTTCCTTGTTCTATTGCGCGCAACATTAATTCATCAAGCTTATCATAATGATCTTCCGAAAAAGCCTTCAATCCTTTTTTATTCACTGTTTTAAATAGACGAATAACCTCGGTATAATCTCTTACAAACCTACACGTCACTTCGTTTTTCTTTGCCTTACTAATATTTCTTTTTGCATTCTTATTGAAACCCTTCCTTATTAGTTCTAAGTCATTCAACTCTAATATTTGGTGCTTTGTTACCTCGATCTTAAGTCCACCTAAGGATAGCCCGTTATTAACTTTAAGAGAAATATGTTTGACACTCTCTGGGATTTCCGATAACAATAGAGTTAAATCTGTATTTGCCCCATTGACTCCGAGTTCGTGACAAAAAAAAGGCTGGTAAATGATATCCATCCCGTATTTCTGATTTATAGGCAG
This window of the Flavobacteriales bacterium genome carries:
- a CDS encoding GNAT family N-acetyltransferase, producing MINYVEHKDIDLGKWDRSLKLRNNENICLESWFLSAVCDRWDALVGDDYETIMPLPINQKYGMDIIYQPFFCHELGVNGANTDLTLLLSEIPESVKHISLKVNNGLSLGGLKIEVTKHQILELNDLELIRKGFNKNAKRNISKAKKNEVTCRFVRDYTEVIRLFKTVNKKGLKAFSEDHYDKLDELMLRAIEQGNGIIVEAVQDQKVVSACFFLLYSNTITYLKGASDEFGKELGAMHLIFDSLIEEYISDFDLLHFGGSNVESVAGFYKNFGGVDDESSSVTIDRMPPLLGALKKIKHKYWNRY